The Stigmatella aurantiaca DW4/3-1 genome contains the following window.
CGAAGGACACTCCCAGGGCGGTGAGCATTCGCTTCTGCGAGTCATTGGATTGAGGCGAGAGCGGATCGTCAGGGAGCATAGCGTCCCCTCTCCCGGCGGGAGAGGGCCGGTCAGGGCGGGGGCCCCGGGCTCAAGGCACCGGGTCGAAACCGCCGGGGTGGAAGGGGTGGCAGCGCAGCAAGCGCCACGTGATGAACCAGGCGCCCTTGAGGCCGCCGTGCTTCTCCAGCGCCTGCATCGCGTACGAGGAGCAGGATGGGTGAAAACGGCACACCTTGGGAAGGAGCGGTCCGAGAAACCGCCGGTAGAACCGGATGGGCAGGGCCAGGAGGAAGGCCAGCGGACTCATGAAGAACCCCCTCCGGAGGCAGCGGGAAAGAGCCGCTGCAGCTTGCGGGTGACACCATCGAAGGCGCGAGACACCTCGGTGAAGGCGGCCTCGTTCGCCGAGGCGCGCACCACCAGCACCACGTCCAAGCCTTGCGGCCATTGCGCGCGCCGCTTGCGAAAGCACTCCCGGAGCAGGCGCCGCAACCGCACCCGCACCACGGCGTTGCCCACCTTGCTGGAGATGGTCAGCCCCAGCCGGGAGTGGGCCCGGCCATTGCGCTTCACCAAGGCCAGCAAGCAGTCCGAGGGAATCTTCTGACCGCTGCCCTGGACCTGGAGAAATTCATGACGGCGCAGCAGGCGCAGGGCCTTGGGAAACCGCTCATCCCTCGGTGGTGGCCCCGAGCCCTCGGCCGTCACGTC
Protein-coding sequences here:
- the rnpA gene encoding ribonuclease P protein component, giving the protein MTAEGSGPPPRDERFPKALRLLRRHEFLQVQGSGQKIPSDCLLALVKRNGRAHSRLGLTISSKVGNAVVRVRLRRLLRECFRKRRAQWPQGLDVVLVVRASANEAAFTEVSRAFDGVTRKLQRLFPAASGGGSS
- the yidD gene encoding membrane protein insertion efficiency factor YidD; this encodes MSPLAFLLALPIRFYRRFLGPLLPKVCRFHPSCSSYAMQALEKHGGLKGAWFITWRLLRCHPFHPGGFDPVP